CGTCACGATCGCGGCGATTGCCATAGCCACGATCATCATCACGGCGTGGTGCACGGTCGTCATCACGGCCACGGGGACCACGATCAGCATCGTGGCGGTAGCCACCGTCGCCACGACCGCGGGGGCCGCGGTCATCATCAGCAGCAGCGCGTCCTCGAGGGCGTGTGTCACCCTGGCCACGACGAACCAGGTTGACAGAGGAGGTGAAACTGTCGCCTGTGTCCTGGAGCATGGAATGACGAAGATCATGAGCAGTTAACTGATCGTAAAGTTCATCAACAGTGATACCAGGTTGTCCATTAGCGGAGGTGACGGCGTCATTGTATGTTCCGTCAAGGCCATTGAGAAGGTAGGTGATGAGTTCACTCTCATCGAGGGTTTTGCCGAGGGCGACCAGCTCGGATGCATAGCCCTTCATCTTGGCGAAGAACTGCGCCATAGTCATGGAGGACTTCTTGGTGTTGTTGAGGGCTCCACGTAGCGCGTTCACCTTGGCAGGAGACGCGGTGGAGAACATGCGTGTGATGGCGTTCCAGACGGCTTCGGTAGTCTCGAGGCCGAAGACGTGGGGAAGGAGCTCCGGCGAGAGCGACTGCAGCAGGTAGCTGACGACTGCCTGGTCGCGCGCCATCCATGCAGCATAAGCAGGATTGGTGATGCTGATGTCCTTGCCATCGGCGTCCTTGGAGGAGATGAGTTTTGCAGGTGCACGGTCAGTACCTTCAAGGAGACCCATAACCATGGCACCGCGGATGGCGGGGAACACCAAGGTCTTCTAGAAAAGGAAGTTGGAGTGTGTGAGCTTCGTGGCCGGCGGAGAACCGAGCATGACACCGAGGGGAACCATCGAGGAAGAAGCCATCAGATTGGTCGTTGTTGTCGTGGCGGCGGCCGAAGAACAGAGTCGAGGGCGGCGGCAAGGTTGTAGATCGTAGGTCGCGGGGTTTTTGGGTCGTAGTTTTGGCGGCGGCCGAAGCAGAGGGCTAGGGCGGCGGCAGGTCGTGGGGTTTTTGGGTCGTGGTTTTGGCGGTGGCCGAAGCAGAGGGCTAGGGCGGCCGCAGGGTGTAGGGTTTTAGGTCGTGGTTTTAGCGGCGGAAGTGCAGAGCACCACAGCGGCGGGTcgtggagcggcggcggcggccagatgggcggcggcggcggcgattttTGTGTGATCgttcggcggctagggtttgggaagaggtggctctgataccatgtgggCAGAAACGATGCCTCTCCCTGGCTCGTGTTACGTGTTTATATAGGGTAGAAAAAGCCTCTACCATGGCGTACATTATAcggtatacatgttgtctaacaggAACATCTCGGAGCTCTCATGGAAAAATACCTTGAGAAAGGACGGTTCATATGAACAAATAGCGGATGCCTATGGCGATGTAGTGTTGTGTAAGGCTCACCTGATAAAATCAAAGTACTGCATTTCTCTGCTTCCAAGGTGAACACTCCCGAGTTGCAAACATGGCAAATGCATAGCTCAGTAAATGAAAAGATCCAATGGCTCATCACCACTAAGATTCAGTGGTTTAGCTCGTCACCAAAATCTCTAGCTTCACATTGCCCCAGAAGTAATTCGTGCAACAGCTAGAAACCGCAAATAATATCGGAAGCACAACTGGCGTAGCACTATCACCATGAATATACAGGTCATCTTGGTTTATCACTACAAAATGTAGAACTCACAGGCCCAATTGTTTTATCTGCGGACAATGTTGACGAAAATTTCACCACCGACATGCTTGTTCATTCATAGCTCGTAAATTGTGATCAAGATTCAAGAAAACGCCACAACAGCTAACTTGTTCAGTTACTGTTCTTCCAGGACAAACGCAAGCATTTCAGAATTCACATAGCAATAGCAGTGAGCACTAACGATCAGTAACATTTATCACtaaaacaagaggaaacaaacaaagttCCTGGCCAATTTCACCAGCAAAGCAGTTCATCAAGTCGAAATCAACAAACTTCATGACCAATTTCACCACCAAAGCAGTTCGAAATCAACAGCGTTCAGGACCAACTTCGCCATCACTCGATCAGGAACTACGCAAGCCGATCACAGAAGCTAAAACATCACCAATGCGTCTCTCAACCCCACTCGCCATTAGCACTACAACTACTAGGACTAGGACTACTCTCGATCGTTCCGTCTCCCTAGCTACCTACTCGATGGCGATCTGGAACACGTCCTTGCGCTCCTCCTTCTTGAGCTTGGGCACGGTCACCATGAGCACGCCGTTCTTCATCTCGGCcttgatcttgtccaccttgaacgCGTTGGCGGGCATCTCGATGCGAGCGCTGTACTTCGGCACCGCGGCGTCGTCCTTGTCACCGTCCCAGCCATCCTTCTCGCCCTCCCCCTTGATCACCAGGCTGTTCTGCTCCGCCGACACCTTCACGTGCCCCTTCCCCAGCCCCGGCATCGGCACCTTCAGATACACCGCCCCGTCGTCCTCCTTCGCCACCGGCCACCCGCGCCACGCCGCGGAGGAGAGGCCGCTCGGACCAGAAGCAGAGACTGCGTCCTCCATCAGACCCAGCAGACGGCCCAGGCTCGTCGGCGCGCCGAACCGGTCGAACACATCTGAAGAATTAAGAA
This Lolium perenne isolate Kyuss_39 chromosome 1, Kyuss_2.0, whole genome shotgun sequence DNA region includes the following protein-coding sequences:
- the LOC139829978 gene encoding 26.2 kDa heat shock protein, mitochondrial-like, which translates into the protein MASAVASSGPTLANLKKMLAEPSATGAPVAYCALSPAAVRHLCSTQGKEARRSDDDDDTNGEYKDADAVGRRRARDTDLPSFFSHDVFDRFGAPTSLGRLLGLMEDAVSASGPSGLSSAAWRGWPVAKEDDGAVYLKVPMPGLGKGHVKVSAEQNSLVIKGEGEKDGWDGDKDDAAVPKYSARIEMPANAFKVDKIKAEMKNGVLMVTVPKLKKEERKDVFQIAIE